TGGCCACCTTTGGGGACATCCTGTGTACCATCAGCAGGCCCAGGAGGCCCTTCTGAACGCTCAGCTCTCGGAAGCACAAACCAAGGCTGCCTCGTCACAAGGACCGCTTGCCGCTATTGCTCCCAAGCCGCTATCCGTTGATTTTTCTGGTACCGGGACGCACCCTTACTCTCAGGGCTTTGCGGGACCTTCCAACCATTCTATCGCTGGGCCACCCCTCTTTAGCCCGCAGCACATCGacccacaacaacatcactTGCCTAGCCCGCAGCACCTCGAGCCACAGCATCACTTGCCCAGCCCGCCGCTCTTGACTCCCAATACTGTTCAGTATCCCGACCAGTATCCTTCACCTGGGGACGGGTTGCCCTTCTCGGACTATTATGGAGCTCAGACTCAACAGCCGGTTAGCGCTCTTGGACATGTCTCCCCCATTCATGGTCACCATGGTCAATattctcatcctcaaccccatccccatgaCCAGGGCTATGGTcatggccatggccaagAGATCCGGCAGAGTGTTGAGACACCACAGTTGGCTTCGCCAGATACGGCAGCGGCACTCAGCGGCACTGTGTCTGTGGAAGAAGGATACTGGCAGTCTGACGATGAAGCTTCCATGATGGCATCAGACGATGAACAAGGGCCGATAGACCCGCACAGCAGCCATCTCGAGTCTAACGATCTCGGTATCCTCGTGGCTCGGCGTCTCGACACCGACGGTGATGCCTACGGCGTTCACATCCGGTCCTTTGCCGGTCACAATGCCACCAACGTCCTCGACACGTACATGCCGTCGTCAGCAAACTCACCCCTCAACGACTCCCAAACCGCCGCCATCTTCTGGTACTTTGTCAACGTCACAGGCCAAAGCATGTCTCTCTACGAGCGCCACCCCTTTGACCCCACCCCCATGTTCCAAGGACAGCCCGTCGCCAAGGAGCGGCAACACATCTGGACCTGTTAGTTTTACCACGACTTTTTTCGCCCATCTCTGCCTGCCAACCGGACACCCCTTGCTAATATCTCCATCACCAGATACTTTCCCCATCATGGCGTTCAACCACCCGGCCCTCATGCAGGCGATGCTCGCGCTGGGTAGTCTGCAAATGGCCAAGCTCCAGGGCCaccccccaacagcagcgaTGAAGCACTACCACTTGAGTCTCCGACGTATCGCTAAGAACTATCAAAGTCCTACTCGACGGATCCAACCAGCCACTCTGGCAGCTACTTTGCTGCTTGGCTTCTACGAGGTGTGGAACTCGGATCACGATAAATGGTGTAAACACATGTGGGGCGCTCGCGCGATCCTGAAGGAGCTTCCCCTACGGCAAATGACGCGTGATATTCTCACTCTGAAGCGGAGACAGCGGGAGCAAGCGAGGCGTAATCACCAGTGTGATGAGTTTTGTTTCGACTCGCGTCATCATGAGCAAAAGGATGACTGGCCGGAGCCGGACACGGAGTTTATTGAGAGTCTGACGGGGTTGAAGGTTGATTatggcgggggggaggggtatgttgttgttgggggggaggagagggtgaggaggttgacggAGAGGGATGTTGAAAAGTATGAGCAGATTAGGGATTTGTATTGGTGGTATTGCAAGATGGATATTTATCAGAGTTTTCTGGGGGGGACGAGGCCTTTGTaagtgttttttttttcttgggttAGGGATGAAGGGATGGTGGACTGACGACGTTTGGGGAACAGCATGAATTATGAGGCGTGGACGCAGTGTATTCCTAGGGGGCCGTTTGGGAAGATTGATTCGATGTAagttttgaggggggtggtgtttgggttgatATGGTGGTAGAAGGCTGACTTGAGTTGGGTAGTTATGGGACTTTTGACCatttgatgttgttgttgggacgGTTGGCGAGTTTTGCGTCGAAGGatttgacgaggaagaggaaggcgaggaagtaTGGGCCGCCGCCTGGAGCTCCAGGTGGTCCTGGCGGTCCTCCTGGTAGTGGTCCCCCGGGTGGTCCTCCTGGTGGTTTTGAGGGTGGTCCCCCAGGAAGATTCCCCGGCGGTGGTCCTCCTGGTGCCGGCCCCCCTGGAGGCTTCCCGGGTGGCCCGCCCGGAACTTTCCCCGGCGCCCCCCCGGGACCCGGCCAGGGAAGAGGTgcatctccaccccccttcaccgGCCTAATGCCCTCCTCGGGCACCTTCGACATCCCCAAAGGCTTCTCTCCACCCCGGGagtccacccctcccccggactcttcttcctcctcggaaGAACCAGAAGActtctccacctcgaccGCCAAAGCTCTCCAAGAATGGGAATCCATCCGCGCCGCCTTTGAGCTCTTCCGCTCCAAGCTCGGCCCCGACTTTGAGCCCATGGGTCCTGACTTCGCGCCCCCAGACATGACCCCCTTTGGCCCGGCTTTGATCTACAGGACTTACAGCATCGCGGGGATATGGATGAATTACTACATGGGGCTGATTATTTTGCACAGAAGCCACCCGTCGATGCCCCCGATTGCAATATATGCCGCCGGCATGGCGGCGCAGCAGACGGGGAGGTGGGCTAATGAGATTGCGAGGATCGCGGCGGGGTTGCATGAGGATACCACGCATGTTAGTGCTGTGAGCACGCTGGTGGGTGCGGCGTTTATAGAGAGCTGtttttgcttgtttgtgGCGGGGGTGCAGGTAAGGGGGTTTCCTGTTTGTCCTTTTccgctgttgttgctgggggggggtggggggttggggtcgcCGAGTAGTTCGGTGGGATGacctctttttttgttttgtttttgatgctgtggtgatgatgatgatgatgatgatgatgatgatgatgacgatgatgatgggttctTCCAGACGTATTATGATGATCCCCTTTTTTGTTGGTGGATGTGATTAGATTTCCTTGTCcaatttttttcttttttttccttttttttttttttcaagaGTGTTGTATTACTATGTACACGATAgatttttttcttgtctttgtttCTCTTCGTCATCATGTACACTACTAGAttccttttttgttttgttttgtcttcTGAGGTTGCCGTCGCCATGTACATGATTAGACATTGTTGTCCCTCCTCGCGAGCCTCACCGTCGTCATGTACATGGTAGACATCAACCTTTTCTCTCGtgttgccatcatcatcatcatcatcatcatcatcatcatcatcatcatcatcatcaccatcaccatcatcaccatcatcaccatcatcgtcttcaccacccaccccaacctccaccccccttgGTTCCCTCATCGCCAACACATCCCTCGTCAACTTTGTAGATAAATCTCGCTAACATCCCCAGTTccaatccctcccccaacgccacTTCACcatccgccgcctccgcGACATAGCCCGGCTAACAGGCTGGCAATCCGCCCGCCAAATCGCCGACGGCTGCGAGTCCGGCTGGAACAAAGCCGCCTCCCTCGGCCGCGGCCCACCCTACCACTCACCCCCCGAGCTCGGCCCCTTATTCCCAGACAACATCTGGAACCGTCCCCGGCGTATCGATCGCCGGATCCGCGAGATTGAAGCCTCGGAAGAAGCCCCAGACGGGAAACTCGTCCTGGCAAAAACAGAACAAGCCCACTACGCGCTTGGGCTGCTGAGCGTGGAGCGGGATTTGGATGAACTGGTaattgttgaggaggaggatgagaagaggaggaagggggggaacTAGAGGGGGGGTAAAAGGGGGTTGTAAGATACCATTGAAAAGGGAGGTTTGCTTGATCTGCGGTTGTTGTTCGGTTTACGATGGTGTTTCGGTGTTGATTTTCAGAAGGGGTGCCCGgaagacaaaaaaaacaggGATATATACATCACTTACAGGTCAAAATATCTTGTACAACAAAATAGATAGTACCTACCAGACAGATacaggaagagcaagagTTTCACATGATACAGCTTTCTCCATTTCGTTCCAATTACCCTTAGTTCACCAGCAAAAAACCCAGCTCTATTCTCGAAACATGCTCAGCTGGAAGAGATCAAGAACAGTTCACCATCTCTATCTCCCGGCTTACAACCCCCTAATCTCAACCTCCATatccacaccacccccagcaaaagcagaaggaggaggagcagcccCACCCGCGGCCGCCTAGTTCGCAGGAagcctctccaccaccgcagccatctcctcatccgtGTATATTCTGAACCCGCGCTCCTTGGTGACGCTAGCAAGCTGGACATTCTTGGAgtcgagcttctcctccatgaCCTGCTTCAATGTCTTGAGAACCAGAGTCTCCGCATCCTCGATGGTCAACGACTGCATTTTCCCGTCAGCACCCTCTCTACCCTTGTATGTATGTTGTCAAGGAAAGCAAACCTTGTGATACTCATTCTGCAACTCCGCCTGCGCCCcctcactcccactcccaatAGCCTTGGCATCATACCTGTAAAACGTCCCGCTCGGCTCGGCATGATACAAGCTCGGCCCGTCCTCGTCATAGCCCGCAATCAACAACGCCACACCAAACGGTCTGGACATGATgctctcctctccatcgGCGCTCTCGCCGAAGCGGAGGGCAAGATCGCAAATGGCCTGGGTGCAGGACTCGACGCGGAGGTTCTCGTTGTAGTTGAAGGCGTGGGATTGGCACTCTACGCGGGCGTGCTCGACCATGGAGCGGGCGTCGGCTTGGAGGCCCGACATTGCGCAGCCGATGTGGCGGTCGATCTCGACGATCTTCTCGACGGAGGAGGtctcgaggagggaggaggtgacgcGCTTTTCGACGCCGAGGATGAcgccggtggaggtggagatgccGATGGCGGTTGAGCCGAGTTTAATTGCTTCGAGGGAGTATTCTACTTGGAAGAGGCGGCCTtcgggggagaaggtgcttttgggagggggggggttggttggttagCTGGATTGGTGATAGGTTGGACTGGTATGGCGGGGACTTTGAAGTTGGAGAGATCGGTGAGAGAGAAGGGAATGGGACAGAAAACAGGCTTACTTGATACCCCGATCTGTAAAGACATGTTAGCTATATGTGATTTGAGGTATGCGACTCTGCTAAGTGGCATGGATCgagctgatggagggggaCGTACCGTATTCTGATCTTGCCATAAACATCTTGGCGGTGttgtgggggtggttgtgattAAGTGGCcggtgggtgttggagggaaAGAGTCGAAAAAACAGCTCAAGCCGAAAATATCGTAGTTAATGTCGTCGCTGGTTGTTGAAAGTGAGATATTCCCGTCTGTagtggaggggaagctgtGATGGCAGTGAGCTCCCTCCAGGCACGGAGGTCTACGAAGCTCTCCACCCGCTGGCAGCCAGGCGACCAACTGTAGACGAAGGAAGGCCCCCTGTAAATGTACCCAGGTACCTTGACCCCAGCCTTGCCCTGCCGCAGTAAACCCGCGCTAGTCCCGATTCGGGACAGCAAAGAGCCGGCGCGTGAATCCATCCATGGCCATTGTCGCGTTTTGGGGGCTGGAAAAGCTCCCGCGACTTGGCATTGGCAGGGCAGAGGTAATCACTATCTTATCACCACATATCTGCCGCCCAAAGGTTGTTGTTCAACATCATT
This window of the Podospora pseudoanserina strain CBS 124.78 chromosome 3, whole genome shotgun sequence genome carries:
- a CDS encoding hypothetical protein (COG:S; EggNog:ENOG503NV2W) — its product is MDVDTLEAQAPKSAPSPEPPSGNDPSEPPNGKGNQPPKKTTVRKRTKTGCLTCRRRRIKCDEGKPTCGNCIKSKRQCEGYNQRIVFKESMGPFPSGHLWGHPVYHQQAQEALLNAQLSEAQTKAASSQGPLAAIAPKPLSVDFSGTGTHPYSQGFAGPSNHSIAGPPLFSPQHIDPQQHHLPSPQHLEPQHHLPSPPLLTPNTVQYPDQYPSPGDGLPFSDYYGAQTQQPVSALGHVSPIHGHHGQYSHPQPHPHDQGYGHGHGQEIRQSVETPQLASPDTAAALSGTVSVEEGYWQSDDEASMMASDDEQGPIDPHSSHLESNDLGILVARRLDTDGDAYGVHIRSFAGHNATNVLDTYMPSSANSPLNDSQTAAIFWYFVNVTGQSMSLYERHPFDPTPMFQGQPVAKERQHIWTYTFPIMAFNHPALMQAMLALGSLQMAKLQGHPPTAAMKHYHLSLRRIAKNYQSPTRRIQPATLAATLLLGFYEVWNSDHDKWCKHMWGARAILKELPLRQMTRDILTLKRRQREQARRNHQCDEFCFDSRHHEQKDDWPEPDTEFIESLTGLKRDVEKYEQIRDLYWWYCKMDIYQSFLGGTRPFMNYEAWTQCIPRGPFGKIDSIYGTFDHLMLLLGRLASFASKDLTRKRKARKYGPPPGAPGGPGGPPGSGPPGGPPGGFEGGPPGRFPGGGPPGAGPPGGFPGGPPGTFPGAPPGPGQGRGASPPPFTGLMPSSGTFDIPKGFSPPRESTPPPDSSSSSEEPEDFSTSTAKALQEWESIRAAFELFRSKLGPDFEPMGPDFAPPDMTPFGPALIYRTYSIAGIWMNYYMGLIILHRSHPSMPPIAIYAAGMAAQQTGRWANEIARIAAGLHEDTTHVSAVSTLVGAAFIESCFCLFVAGVQFQSLPQRHFTIRRLRDIARLTGWQSARQIADGCESGWNKAASLGRGPPYHSPPELGPLFPDNIWNRPRRIDRRIREIEASEEAPDGKLVLAKTEQAHYALGLLSVERDLDELVIVEEEDEKRRKGGN
- the PUP2 gene encoding proteasome component pup2 (COG:O; MEROPS:MER0047611; EggNog:ENOG503NWYW), which encodes MFMARSEYDRGINTFSPEGRLFQVEYSLEAIKLGSTAIGISTSTGVILGVEKRVTSSLLETSSVEKIVEIDRHIGCAMSGLQADARSMVEHARVECQSHAFNYNENLRVESCTQAICDLALRFGESADGEESIMSRPFGVALLIAGYDEDGPSLYHAEPSGTFYRYDAKAIGSGSEGAQAELQNEYHKSLTIEDAETLVLKTLKQVMEEKLDSKNVQLASVTKERGFRIYTDEEMAAVVERLPAN